A window from Streptomyces sp. NBC_00299 encodes these proteins:
- a CDS encoding glycoside hydrolase family 15 protein — protein sequence MNVEREAGMVDRYPPIAEHGMVGDLQTAALVSSAGTIDWWCTPRFDSPSVFASLLDSERGGHCRFAVDLPEGEGLTVRQLYLSDTAVLITRYMAPGGVGEVADFMAPVDSPTPTDRHRIIRIARVVRGSLPFTFSCRPRFDYARAPHTLTLPPDDDRSAVFHGPGTDLHLQCTPGVAFHADGDDVTGRFTLSAGQAVAVVLTGTASGGAPGPAPQLGGLVDDMGSCRTFWLSWLRSCSYRGRWQDTVNRSAITLKLLTYAPTGAPIAAATMGLPEQIGGERNWDYRYTWVRDASLSVRALIDLGFEAEAYAYRRWLRERVDAGGTATGDPLQIMYRIDGDPHLTEETLDHLEGYQGSRPVRAGNAAAGQLQLDIYGEAADALAVRGDIGAIRGWNAMRDVLDWLSDHWDQPDEGIWETRGGRQNFTYSRLMAWVAFDRGIRASVSHARPGRINHWTETRDAIFRQIVERGWHPGRQAFVQHYDTDVLDASLLLMPQVGFISPHDPDWLTTLDAMDKELVSDSLVYRYDPGASPDGLRGAEGTFNLCSFYYVEALARSGRLGRARYAFDKMLTYANPVGLFSEEIGPSGEQLGNFPQAFTHVALINAATALDEQLGRAEASPTHGDGQYDPPHSYTTPTAPAGGGDDGG from the coding sequence ATGAACGTGGAGAGGGAGGCAGGCATGGTCGACCGCTATCCGCCCATCGCCGAGCACGGAATGGTCGGCGACCTGCAGACCGCGGCTCTGGTCTCGTCCGCCGGGACCATCGACTGGTGGTGCACACCGCGCTTCGACTCGCCCAGCGTCTTCGCTTCGCTGCTGGACAGCGAGCGCGGGGGCCACTGCCGGTTCGCCGTGGATCTCCCGGAGGGCGAGGGGCTGACGGTGCGACAGCTGTACCTGTCCGACACGGCGGTCCTGATCACGCGGTACATGGCGCCCGGCGGCGTGGGCGAGGTCGCCGACTTCATGGCTCCCGTCGACTCCCCGACGCCGACGGACCGGCACCGGATCATCCGGATCGCCCGCGTCGTCCGGGGCAGCCTGCCCTTCACCTTCTCCTGCCGCCCCCGCTTCGACTACGCCCGCGCCCCGCACACCCTCACCCTCCCGCCGGACGACGACCGCTCGGCGGTCTTCCACGGCCCGGGAACCGACCTGCACCTCCAGTGCACCCCCGGGGTCGCCTTCCACGCGGACGGCGACGACGTCACCGGCCGCTTCACCCTCTCCGCAGGGCAGGCGGTGGCCGTCGTGCTGACCGGCACCGCGAGCGGCGGCGCCCCCGGGCCCGCGCCTCAACTGGGCGGCCTGGTCGACGACATGGGCTCGTGCCGCACCTTCTGGCTGTCCTGGCTGCGCTCCTGCTCCTACCGAGGGCGCTGGCAGGACACGGTGAACCGCTCGGCGATCACGCTCAAGCTGCTCACCTACGCCCCCACGGGCGCGCCCATCGCCGCCGCCACCATGGGACTGCCCGAGCAGATCGGCGGCGAGCGCAACTGGGACTACCGCTACACGTGGGTGCGTGACGCCTCGCTCTCCGTGCGGGCGCTGATCGATCTGGGCTTCGAGGCGGAGGCGTACGCGTACCGCCGCTGGCTGCGCGAGCGCGTCGACGCCGGCGGCACCGCCACGGGGGACCCCTTGCAGATCATGTACCGGATCGACGGCGACCCTCATCTCACCGAGGAGACCCTCGACCATCTGGAGGGCTACCAGGGCTCACGGCCCGTCCGGGCCGGCAACGCGGCCGCCGGCCAGCTCCAGCTCGACATCTACGGCGAGGCGGCCGACGCGCTGGCGGTGCGCGGCGACATCGGGGCGATCCGCGGCTGGAACGCCATGCGTGACGTACTGGACTGGCTCTCCGACCACTGGGACCAGCCGGACGAGGGGATCTGGGAGACCCGCGGCGGCCGGCAGAACTTCACCTACAGCCGGCTGATGGCCTGGGTCGCCTTCGACCGGGGCATCCGCGCGTCCGTCTCGCACGCCCGCCCGGGCCGGATCAACCACTGGACCGAGACCCGCGACGCGATCTTCCGGCAGATCGTCGAACGCGGCTGGCACCCCGGGCGCCAGGCCTTCGTCCAGCACTACGACACGGACGTCCTGGACGCCTCGCTGCTGCTGATGCCCCAGGTCGGCTTCATCTCACCGCACGACCCGGACTGGCTCACCACCCTCGACGCCATGGACAAGGAGCTGGTCAGCGACAGCCTCGTCTACCGCTACGACCCCGGGGCCTCGCCCGACGGGCTGCGCGGCGCCGAGGGCACCTTCAACCTCTGCAGCTTCTACTACGTCGAGGCCCTGGCCCGCAGCGGCCGGCTCGGGCGGGCCCGGTACGCCTTCGACAAGATGCTCACCTACGCCAACCCCGTCGGCCTCTTCTCGGAGGAGATCGGTCCCTCCGGCGAGCAACTCGGCAACTTCCCCCAGGCGTT
- a CDS encoding SHOCT domain-containing protein, whose translation MLWFFLWVLWFVMLFRVFGDIFRDDSMSGWGKAGWAVFVCVLPFLGVFVYLIARGRGMGERDVRQQRRQEEAFRSYVQEAAADAPATGTTGTTGTTGTTGTTGATGPTHADQLTKLAGLHDHGDISDAEYERAKAKVLAG comes from the coding sequence ATGCTCTGGTTCTTCCTGTGGGTGCTGTGGTTCGTGATGCTGTTCCGGGTCTTCGGAGACATCTTCCGGGACGACAGCATGAGCGGCTGGGGCAAGGCGGGCTGGGCGGTCTTCGTCTGTGTGCTGCCGTTCCTCGGCGTGTTCGTCTATCTGATCGCCCGCGGACGCGGCATGGGTGAGCGTGATGTGCGCCAGCAACGGCGGCAGGAGGAGGCGTTCCGCTCCTACGTCCAGGAGGCGGCCGCCGATGCCCCGGCGACCGGGACGACCGGGACGACCGGGACCACCGGGACCACCGGGACCACCGGGGCGACCGGGCCGACCCATGCGGACCAGCTGACCAAGCTCGCCGGGCTGCACGACCACGGCGACATCAGCGACGCCGAGTACGAGCGGGCGAAGGCGAAGGTGCTCGCGGGCTGA
- a CDS encoding helix-turn-helix transcriptional regulator: protein MRAVTPGGDPVLAARFAVPTVPRTFVRRGRLLDQLAEGLRTPLTLVNGPAGAGKTLLVADWITAREPGDVAWLTVEPEDNAPGVFWAYVLHAFRHHGIALPSDIGSPARPGEVDHSLLARVAAWLDGRDRPVTLVLDEFDRVAGCAEVADGLQFVLRHAGDGLRLLVISRTEPLLPLYRYRAAGELVDIRGADLAFRAEETAALADRHGLALSGAGARVLTARTGGWAAGLRLCTLAAQRADAPEAFLAEFEPGHSTVADFLLGEVLRAHPSDTQDLLLRASILEEIHPDLANALTGRVDAEPILEGLQRANAFVEPIGHSWYRLHPLFAEILRVHLGVRHPGLEPELHRTAAHWLSRAGLLDEALSHAADAGDWELAADEFIGRLAIGRLLTGLSAERLDGLFARMAPETSGPAPDLVRAARELAHHDVERGVTYLGRAEQNLPDDDSDDAAAVRLSCAVLRVLAARVAGSADLAELAAKAAAEAERALPADRLDQCPELTALMLTDLGSAQLWAGRFDAARSTLSEAVRSPQEPSTAFARHEALSRLALIDFLQGRPGHAESHARGAVAEAEHSGLPVSDRTGMAQLVLAAVAIDRDDLAAAQGHLDRAAATSAASRDPVVAVELAILRSRMLFAKGDPRSALLALDDMAKQPLVSAEPSPWVSDRIAMAMAAAHLADGDPKAAVKVFEDRPAHGPESLVAEARARVAAGEGERALRILDELELPEHRDPGPVIDVWILLTRAQAADALGDFAAAESLLLRALAAARPHHLRRPFLDAGSWVRRLLLHRPALAREHAWLTGTPAPGRKEPVGPRPETLSARERDVLERLAQLMSTEEIAADLHLSVNTVKTHLKSIYRKLAATRRGEAVRRAREFGLL, encoded by the coding sequence ATGAGGGCGGTGACCCCGGGCGGTGACCCGGTTCTCGCCGCACGGTTCGCCGTGCCGACGGTGCCCCGGACGTTCGTGCGCAGGGGGCGGCTGCTCGATCAGCTGGCCGAGGGTCTGCGCACTCCGCTGACGCTGGTGAACGGGCCCGCGGGGGCCGGCAAGACCCTGCTGGTCGCCGACTGGATCACGGCCCGCGAGCCGGGGGACGTCGCCTGGCTGACGGTGGAGCCGGAGGACAACGCCCCCGGCGTGTTCTGGGCATACGTCCTGCATGCCTTCCGGCACCACGGAATCGCCCTCCCCTCGGACATCGGCAGCCCCGCCCGCCCCGGCGAGGTGGACCACTCGCTGCTTGCGCGGGTCGCGGCCTGGCTGGACGGACGGGACAGGCCGGTGACCCTCGTCCTGGACGAGTTCGACCGGGTGGCCGGGTGCGCCGAGGTGGCCGACGGACTGCAGTTCGTGCTCCGCCACGCGGGCGACGGCCTGCGCCTGCTGGTCATCAGCCGTACGGAGCCGCTGCTGCCGCTGTACCGCTATCGGGCCGCCGGTGAGCTCGTCGACATCCGGGGCGCCGATCTGGCGTTCCGCGCCGAGGAGACGGCGGCCCTCGCCGACCGGCACGGACTGGCACTGTCGGGCGCGGGCGCGCGCGTGCTGACCGCGCGCACCGGAGGCTGGGCGGCGGGACTGCGGCTGTGCACGCTGGCCGCCCAGCGCGCCGACGCCCCGGAGGCCTTCCTCGCGGAGTTCGAGCCGGGGCACAGCACGGTGGCCGACTTCCTGCTGGGCGAGGTGCTCCGCGCCCACCCGTCCGACACCCAGGATCTGCTGCTGCGGGCGAGCATCCTGGAGGAGATCCACCCCGATCTGGCCAACGCCCTCACCGGCCGGGTCGACGCGGAGCCGATCCTGGAGGGCCTGCAACGGGCGAACGCGTTCGTCGAGCCCATCGGGCACTCCTGGTACCGGCTGCACCCGCTGTTCGCCGAGATCCTGAGGGTGCATCTGGGCGTCCGCCATCCCGGCCTGGAGCCCGAGCTGCACCGCACGGCCGCCCACTGGCTGAGCCGGGCGGGGCTGCTCGACGAGGCCCTGTCGCATGCGGCGGACGCGGGTGACTGGGAGCTGGCCGCGGACGAGTTCATCGGCCGGCTGGCGATCGGCCGGCTGCTGACGGGGCTGTCCGCCGAGCGGCTGGACGGCCTGTTCGCCAGGATGGCGCCGGAGACGTCGGGGCCGGCCCCCGATCTTGTGCGCGCGGCACGCGAGTTGGCCCACCACGACGTCGAGCGCGGCGTCACCTACCTGGGGCGTGCGGAGCAGAACCTGCCCGACGACGACTCCGACGACGCGGCCGCGGTGCGGCTGAGCTGCGCGGTGCTGCGGGTGCTGGCCGCGCGGGTGGCGGGTTCCGCGGACCTGGCCGAGCTGGCGGCGAAGGCCGCCGCGGAGGCGGAGCGGGCCCTGCCCGCCGACCGGCTGGATCAGTGCCCGGAGCTGACGGCCCTCATGCTCACCGACCTCGGATCGGCGCAGCTGTGGGCGGGCCGCTTCGATGCCGCGCGCTCGACGTTGTCCGAAGCCGTCCGCTCCCCCCAGGAGCCCTCGACGGCCTTCGCCCGGCACGAGGCGCTCAGCCGCCTGGCGCTGATCGACTTCCTGCAGGGCCGTCCCGGCCACGCGGAGTCGCATGCCAGGGGCGCGGTCGCGGAGGCGGAGCACTCGGGGCTGCCGGTGTCCGACCGCACCGGGATGGCCCAGCTCGTGCTGGCCGCCGTGGCCATCGACCGCGACGACCTGGCGGCGGCGCAGGGCCACCTCGACCGGGCCGCCGCCACGTCCGCCGCTTCCCGCGATCCCGTCGTGGCCGTGGAGCTGGCGATCCTCCGTTCGCGGATGCTGTTCGCGAAGGGGGACCCCCGCTCGGCGCTGCTGGCCCTCGACGACATGGCGAAGCAGCCGCTGGTCTCCGCCGAGCCGTCCCCGTGGGTGAGCGACCGCATCGCGATGGCCATGGCCGCGGCGCACCTGGCCGACGGCGATCCGAAGGCCGCGGTGAAGGTCTTCGAGGACCGGCCGGCCCACGGCCCGGAGAGCCTGGTGGCGGAGGCCAGAGCACGGGTCGCCGCCGGTGAGGGCGAACGGGCCCTGCGCATCCTCGACGAGCTCGAACTCCCCGAGCACCGCGACCCCGGGCCCGTCATCGACGTATGGATTCTGCTGACCCGTGCGCAGGCCGCCGACGCGCTCGGCGACTTTGCCGCCGCCGAGAGCCTGCTGCTGCGAGCCCTGGCCGCCGCGCGCCCGCATCACCTGAGGCGGCCGTTCCTGGACGCCGGGTCCTGGGTCAGGCGGCTGCTGCTCCACCGGCCCGCGCTCGCGCGGGAGCATGCCTGGCTGACCGGCACGCCCGCTCCCGGGCGCAAGGAGCCCGTGGGCCCGCGCCCGGAAACGCTCAGCGCGCGGGAGCGGGACGTACTGGAGCGGTTGGCGCAGCTCATGTCCACCGAGGAGATCGCCGCCGACCTGCATCTGTCCGTGAACACGGTGAAGACGCACCTCAAGAGCATCTACCGCAAGCTCGCCGCCACCCGGCGCGGCGAGGCGGTCCGCCGGGCCCGTGAGTTCGGACTGCTGTGA
- a CDS encoding MarR family winged helix-turn-helix transcriptional regulator, with protein MATIPQKTHGPDDMTLEVVDLIGSVVARYHQEYEEAAAEHALTGAQARLLSLLSLEPLPMRKLAQRLRCEPSNVTGIVDRLESRGLVERRPDPADRRVKLAAATEEGRRVARSLRESLRFAREPLAGLSDQERLALRDLLRRMLDA; from the coding sequence ATGGCCACCATTCCGCAGAAGACCCATGGTCCCGATGACATGACCCTGGAAGTCGTCGACCTCATCGGCTCGGTCGTGGCCCGCTATCACCAGGAGTACGAGGAGGCCGCCGCCGAGCACGCCCTGACCGGCGCGCAGGCGCGGCTGCTGAGCCTGCTGTCGCTGGAGCCGCTGCCGATGCGGAAGCTGGCGCAGCGGCTGCGCTGCGAGCCGTCGAACGTGACCGGCATCGTGGACCGCCTGGAGTCCCGCGGGCTGGTGGAACGCCGGCCGGACCCGGCGGACCGGCGCGTGAAGCTGGCCGCGGCGACCGAGGAGGGCCGCCGGGTGGCACGCAGCCTGCGAGAGTCCCTGCGCTTCGCCCGGGAGCCGCTGGCGGGGCTGTCGGACCAGGAGCGGCTGGCTCTGCGGGACCTGCTGCGGCGGATGCTGGACGCCTGA